From Nycticebus coucang isolate mNycCou1 chromosome 6, mNycCou1.pri, whole genome shotgun sequence, the proteins below share one genomic window:
- the CSK gene encoding tyrosine-protein kinase CSK — protein sequence MSAIQAAWPSGTECIAKYNFQGTADQDLPFCKGDVLTIVAVTKDPNWYKAKNKVGREGIIPANYVQKREGVKAGTKLSLMPWFHGKITREQAERLLYPPETGLFLVRESTNYPGDYTLCVSCDGKVEHYRIMYHASKLSIDEEVYFENLMQLVEHYTSDADGLCTRLIKPKVMEGTVAAQDEFYRSGWALNMKELKLLQTIGKGEFGDVMLGDYRGNKVAVKCIKNDATAQAFLAEASVMTQLRHSNLVQLLGVIVEEKGGLYIVTEYMAKGSLVDYLRSRGRSVLGGDCLLKFSLDVCEAMEYLEGNNFVHRDLAARNVLVSEDNVAKVSDFGLTKEASSTQDTGKLPVKWTAPEALREKKFSTKSDVWSFGILLWEIYSFGRVPYPRIPLKDVVPRVEKGYKMDAPDGCPSAVYEVMKNCWHLDATMRPSFLQLREQLEHIKTHELRL from the exons ATGTCTGCAATACAG GCCGCCTGGCCATCCGGTACAGAATGTATTGCCAAGTACAACTTCCAAGGCACTGCTGACCAGGACCTGCCCTTCTGCAAAGGAGATGTGCTCACCATTGTAGCCGTCACCAAG GACCCCAACTGGTACAAAGCCAAAAACAAGGTGGGCCGTGAAGGCATCATCCCGGCCAATTATGTCCAGAAGCGGGAGGGCGTGAAGGCGGGTACCAAACTCAGCCTCATGCC CTGGTTCCATGGCAAGATCACACGGGAGCAGGCCGAGAGGCTTCTGTACCCACCAGAGACGGGCCTGTTCCTGGTACGGGAGAGCACCAACTACCCTGGAGACTACACGCTGTGTGTGAGCTGCGACGGCAAGGTGGAGCACTACCGCATCATGTACCACGCCAGCAAACTCAGCATCGATGAGGAGGTGTACTTTGAGAACCTGATGCAGCTGGTGGAG CACTACACCTCAGACGCAGATGGACTCTGTACTCGCCTCATCAAACCAAAGGTCATGGAGGGCACCGTGGCAGCCCAGGATGAATTCTATCGCA GTGGCTGGGCACTAAACATGAAGGAACTGAAGCTGCTGCAGACCATCGGGAAGGGGGAGTTTGGAG ATGTGATGCTGGGCGATTACCGAGGGAACAAAGTCGCTGTCAAGTGCATTAAGAACGATGCAACTGCTCAGGCCTTCCTGGCTGAGGCCTCAGTCATGAC GCAACTTCGGCACAGCAACCTGGTACAGCTCCTAGGTGTGATCGTGGAGGAGAAGGGGGGGCTCTACATCGTCACTGAGTACATGGCCAAG GGGAGCCTGGTGGACTATCTGCGGTCAAGGGGTCGGTCGGTGCTGGGTGGAGACTGTCTCCTCAAGTTCTCACT AGATGTCTGTGAAGCCATGGAATACCTGGAAGGCAATAACTTTGTACACCGGGACCTGGCTGCCCGCAACGTGCTGGTGTCTGAGGACAACGTAGCCAAGGTCAGCGACTTCGGCCTCACCAAGGAAGCTTCTAGCACCCAAGACACAGGCAAACTGCCAGTTAAGTGGACAGCCCCTGAGGCCCTGAGAGAGAAG AAATTCTCCACCAAGTCTGACGTGTGGAGTTTTGGAATCCTCCTCTGGGAAATCTACTCCTTTGGGCGCGTGCCTTATCCAAGAATT CCCCTGAAGGACGTTGTCCCTCGGGTGGAGAAGGGCTACAAGATGGATGCCCCTGATGGCTGCCCGTCTGCAGTCTACGAGGTCATGAAGAACTGCTGGCATCTGGATGCCACCATGCGGCCCTCCTTCCTGCAGCTTCGAGAGCAGCTCGAACACATCAAAACTCATGAGCTGCGCCTGTGA